One Glycine soja cultivar W05 chromosome 2, ASM419377v2, whole genome shotgun sequence genomic region harbors:
- the LOC114393878 gene encoding protein SMAX1-LIKE 3-like produces MRTGSCAVQQGLTPEAASIVKQAVTLAKRRGHAQVTPLHVANTMLSITNGLLRTACLQSHSHPLQCKALELCFNVALNRLPASTSSSPMLQGSHHHHSHACPSISNALVAAFKRAQAHQRRGSVENQQQPLLAVKIKLEQLIISILDDPSVSRVMREAGFSSTQVKSNVEQAVSLEICSQDNGSGKNNNNSNKAKENNSSGEKGSVLDPIRVEDVASVIENLGSERKRSVVIVGECVTSLEGVVRGVMEKVDKGDVGDECTLRGVKFISLSLSSFGNVSRVEVEQKVGELRSLVKASEHSKGYVLYLGDLKWVFDFRARGSQGGGCYCPVDHMVVEIGKLVNGVEENGARFWVMGVATFQAYMRCKNGQPSLETLWGLHPITIPAGSLRLSLITDSGVQNQPTNEKADNRTTWLLLEGVGDDHKQQPCFAEPSTKNETTEVRSLQSSSTCNSDSSSTLPAWLQQYKNENKGITHNDQNCVPVGELCKKWNSMCSSIQKQPYPSDKTLSLSSVSPSSSNSNFSYEQQHPNLLQTHHEWQVGEPPKDSLNNYHFWISNNGTNNNTNEPTLRVYIPENNNKQPFSSPNPSSNPNSTSSSDIMEVEHVREFKELNTENLKTLCNALEKKVPWQKDIIPEIASTLLQCRSGMVRRKGKVMRNSEEVKEETWLFFQGVDVEAKEKIARELARLVFGSQNDVVSIALSTFASTRADSTEDYSRNKRSREETSCSYIERFAEAMACNPHRVFLVEDIEQADYCSQLGFKRAIERGRVADSKGEEVALCDAIIILSCESFSSRSRACSPSVKQKPLTEEEKNGGDMVATLEVTSPCVSLDLNISIDDENEVEDRSVDEIGLLESVDKKVIFNFQEL; encoded by the exons ATGAGAACTGGAAGCTGCGCCGTGCAACAGGGTCTAACCCCGGAGGCCGCGAGCATAGTGAAGCAAGCCGTGACGCTGGCGAAGCGTCGCGGCCATGCACAGGTGACGCCCCTCCACGTGGCGAACACCATGCTCTCCATCACCAACGGTCTTCTGAGAACCGCGTGTCTCCAATCCCACTCCCACCCTCTCCAGTGCAAGGCCTTGGAGCTTTGCTTCAACGTTGCCCTGAATCGCTTACCGGCTTCGACTTCTTCTAGCCCCATGTTGCAAGGCTCTCACCACCACCACTCTCACGCGTGCCCCTCCATCTCAAACGCTTTGGTTGCAGCGTTCAAACGCGCTCAAGCCCACCAGCGACGTGGATCCGTCGAGAATCAGCAACAACCTCTCTTGGCAGTTAAAATAAAACTCGAGCAACTCATTATTTCGATCTTGGATGACCCTAGTGTTAGCCGAGTCATGAGAGAAGCTGGTTTCTCTAGCACCCAAGTTAAAAGCAACGTTGAACAAGCTGTTTCTTTGGAAATATGCTCTCAGGATAATGGTAGTGgtaaaaataacaacaatagtAATAAGGCAAAGGAAAACAATAGCAGTGGAGAGAAAGGGTCGGTGTTGGATCCTATTAGGGTTGAGGATGTTGCTAGTGTTATTGAAAATTTGGGgagtgagagaaagagaagtgtTGTGATTGTGGGAGAGTGTGTTACTAGTCTTGAAGGTGTAGTTAGGGGAGTGATGGAAAAAGTTGATAAAGGGGATGTTGGTGATGAGTGTACTCTTAGGGGTGTTAAGtttatctctctttctctttcttcttttgggaATGTTTCGAGAGTGGAGGTGGAGCAAAAGGTGGGGGAGCTTAGGAGTCTTGTGAAGGCAAGTGAACATAGCAAAGGGTATGTTTTGTATTTGGGGGATCTCAAATGGGTGTTTGATTTTAGGGCTCGTGGATCACAAGGGGGAGGGTGTTATTGTCCTGTGGATCACATGGTAGTAGAGATTGGGAAGCTTGTGAATGGGGTTGAAGAGAATGGTGCAAGGTTTTGGGTGATGGGTGTTGCCACTTTTCAAGCTTACATGAGATGCAAAAATGGCCAGCCATCGTTGGAGACTCTTTGGGGTCTTCATCCTATCACTATTCCTGCGGGGAGCTTGCGCTTGAGTCTCATCACTGACAG TGGTGTACAAAACCAGCCCACAAACGAGAAAGCTGACAACAGAACTACCTGGCTCTTACTTGAAGGAGTGGGGGATGATCACAAACAACAACCTTGCTTCGCGGAACCTTCCACCAAGAATGAGACCACCGAAGTTCGAAGCTTGCAAAGCAGTAGTACTTGTAATAGTGACTCAAGTTCAACCCTTCCTGCATGGCTCCAACAGTACAAAAATGAGAATAAAGGAATCACCCATAATGATCAG AACTGTGTCCCAGTGGGAGAGCTTTGCAAAAAGTGGAACTCTATGTGTAGTTCAATCCAAAAGCAACCTTATCCTTCCGACAAAACCCTCTCATTATCCTCGGTGTCACCTTCTTCATCAAACTCAAACTTCTCATACGAACAGCAGCATCCTAATTTGCTCCAAACCCATCACGAGTGGCAAGTGGGTGAACCACCCAAAGATTCATTGAACAACTACCATTTCTGGATCTCCAACAATGGCACCAACAACAACACCAATGAACCCACTTTGAGAGTGTACATTCCAGAGAATAACAATAAGCAACCATTCTCATCACCAAATCCAAGTTCAAACCCTAATTCCACTTCTTCCAGTGACATCATGGAAGTGGAGCACGTGAGAGAGTTCAAAGAGTTAAACACGGAGAATCTGAAAACACTGTGCAATGCTTTGGAGAAAAAAGTGCCGTGGCAGAAAGACATAATACCCGAAATTGCGAGCACCCTTTTGCAATGCCGTTCTGGCATGGTGAGAAGAAAAGGGAAAGTGATGAGAAACAGTGAAGAAGTGAAAGAAGAGACGTGGTTGTTCTTCCAAGGTGTTGATGTTGAAGCCAAGGAGAAAATAGCAAGAGAACTAGCTAGACTTGTTTTTGGGTCCCAAAACGACGTCGTTTCGATTGCACTTAGCACTTTTGCTTCAACAAGAGCAGATTCTACTGAAGATTATAGCAGGAAcaaaagatcaagagaagaaacAAGTTGCAGTTACATTGAGAGGTTCGCAGAAGCAATGGCTTGTAACCCTCACAGAGTGTTTCTTGTTGAAGATATAGAGCAAGCAGATTATTGTTCTCAACTTGGTTTCAAAAGGGCCATTGAGAGGGGAAGGGTTGCGGATTCAAAAGGCGAAGAGGTTGCACTTTGCGATGCTATCATCATTCTAAGCTGTGAAAGTTTCAGTTCTAGGTCAAGGGCTTGTTCTCCGTCGGTCAAACAAAAACCGCTGACTGAGGAAGAAAAGAATGGTGGTGACATGGTTGCAACTTTGGAGGTGACAAGTCCTTGTGTTTCTTTGGATTTGAATATTTCCATTGATGATGAAAACGAGGTTGAGGATAGGTCAGTGGATGAAATTGGGCTTCTTGAATCAGTAGACAAAAAGGTTATCTTCAACTTTCAGGAATTGTGA